TTTTTTTATTTACAAGTACCATGAAAATTCAATCGAATATCAAACACATTTATTGGTTTGCTCATTACCATTTAGACTGTCCAAGTACCCGTTATCGAGGGCAATTGCCATTGCAGTATTTAGCAAAAAATATGGGTATTGAATATGATTTTATTTATCCAGATAGATCTGCAAATGGATTATGGAAGTTTTTTCGAGTATTTTTCGCTGCACTTTTGTTCCGCAAACCTAATTCACTGATTGTCATTCAAAAAATTTGTAGCAATGGTTGGTATGCAAAAGCTTTGAAGTTGCTCATTTCCCTTCGACCCAAAAATACACTATATGATATTGACGATGCAGAATATTTGAGACAAAACAGTGCATCCCTTCATTTTTTTCTGAGGAACTGTGAAAAAGTCTCAGTGGGCAGTGATGCCCTCAAAGAATATTGTACACCCTTCAATCCCAACGTATTTGTTCTTACTTCACCTGTAAAAAATCATACAATCAGAAAGACGAAAAGAAACAAAAAAATACATATTGGTTGGGTTGGAGATTTCGGAAATGGTAAAGAAATATCAAAAGCATTTTCTCACAAAACAAGCATGTTCAAACTGTTTTTTCCTGAACTTCAAAAGATACAACAACCTGTAAAATTGAGTCTCATTGGAGTTAAAAACAAAACTGATATTCCCGAAATCCTAAACTATTTCGAACAAACACCAAATGTAGA
The Chitinophagales bacterium genome window above contains:
- a CDS encoding glycosyltransferase, translating into MKIQSNIKHIYWFAHYHLDCPSTRYRGQLPLQYLAKNMGIEYDFIYPDRSANGLWKFFRVFFAALLFRKPNSLIVIQKICSNGWYAKALKLLISLRPKNTLYDIDDAEYLRQNSASLHFFLRNCEKVSVGSDALKEYCTPFNPNVFVLTSPVKNHTIRKTKRNKKIHIGWVGDFGNGKEISKAFSHKTSMFKLFFPELQKIQQPVKLSLIGVKNKTDIPEILNYFEQTPNVELVIPTHLDWQSDDWLYPEISKFDIGISPMVNHPFNRSKSAFKAKQYLSAGVPVLASDVGENNKFVKHRQNGFLCKEKGDFLSAIQQIIEMSDEKYFKMRDNALINREFYSIERYCKELLKIRQRDTK